From the genome of SAR202 cluster bacterium, one region includes:
- a CDS encoding NAD-dependent malic enzyme translates to MVRKVAKADDIESVDSTLPPTNSLTLRLEISNQPGMIGKVLSAIGDQGATVGAIDLVEMSGAKLVRDITFSVWDEKVGSDILKALKKLQGVKVIRYSDPILSSHLGGKIEMQSKIPLKTRRDLSIAYTPGVGRVCMHIYNKPETLWELTGKRNTVAVVTDGTAVLGLGDIGPGAAMPVMEGKALLFKEFGNVDAWPICLDTTDTEEIIETVKRIAPGFGGINLEDISAPRCFEIEDSLRAQLDIPVFHDDQHGTAVVVSAALLNAAKLVNKNLDELNVVVAGVGASGVACVKMLLSYGVKNIIGCDRSGAVYQGRPDNMNFMKNWFAENTNHDKKKGTISEVIEGADLFLGLSGPGTITVDDIKKMNKDPIVFAMANPDPEILP, encoded by the coding sequence ATGGTTCGTAAGGTAGCTAAGGCAGACGATATAGAAAGCGTAGATTCAACTCTTCCCCCTACAAATTCTTTAACATTGCGACTTGAGATTTCTAACCAACCCGGGATGATAGGGAAAGTTCTTTCTGCTATTGGTGATCAAGGTGCTACTGTTGGAGCAATTGATTTAGTTGAAATGTCTGGAGCAAAATTAGTTCGAGATATAACTTTTAGTGTTTGGGACGAAAAAGTTGGATCAGATATTTTAAAGGCGTTAAAAAAACTTCAGGGAGTTAAGGTAATACGTTATTCAGACCCAATATTATCTTCTCATTTAGGCGGAAAAATAGAAATGCAAAGCAAAATCCCTTTAAAAACACGTAGGGATTTATCTATAGCTTATACACCAGGTGTTGGTCGTGTTTGTATGCATATATATAATAAACCAGAAACACTTTGGGAATTAACAGGTAAACGAAATACTGTTGCAGTTGTTACGGATGGAACAGCTGTTTTAGGTCTTGGAGATATAGGTCCTGGTGCGGCAATGCCTGTTATGGAAGGTAAAGCACTCCTATTCAAGGAATTTGGAAATGTAGATGCATGGCCAATATGTTTAGATACAACTGACACAGAAGAAATTATTGAAACGGTAAAAAGAATAGCACCAGGATTTGGTGGTATTAATTTAGAAGATATTTCTGCACCAAGGTGTTTTGAAATAGAAGATTCTTTACGAGCTCAACTAGATATTCCAGTGTTTCATGATGATCAACACGGTACAGCAGTAGTTGTTAGTGCTGCTTTACTTAATGCTGCAAAATTAGTGAATAAAAATTTAGATGAATTGAATGTAGTAGTAGCAGGTGTCGGTGCTTCTGGTGTTGCATGTGTGAAAATGCTTTTGTCATACGGAGTAAAAAATATTATAGGTTGTGATCGTTCTGGAGCTGTATATCAGGGACGACCAGATAATATGAATTTTATGAAAAACTGGTTTGCTGAAAATACAAACCATGATAAGAAAAAAGGTACAATTAGTGAAGTTATTGAAGGAGCAGATTTATTCCTAGGATTATCTGGACCAGGAACTATAACTGTCGATGATATTAAGAAGATGAACAAAGATCCTATCGTATTTGCCATGGCAAATCCAGATCCTGAAATACTTCC
- a CDS encoding peptidylprolyl isomerase, with protein sequence MQATIKTNYGEIVINLLPEETPKTVDNFVSLSKSGFYDGVIFHRVIPNFMIQGGDPDGTGRGGPGYQFEDEIVSSLVFDTPGKLAMANAGPNTNGSQFFITTVPTPHLNGNHTIFGTVTSGQDVVETISKVETMPGDKPVDDVVIAGIDIDES encoded by the coding sequence TTGCAAGCAACAATAAAAACAAATTACGGTGAAATAGTTATCAATTTATTACCTGAAGAAACACCCAAAACAGTTGATAATTTCGTTAGTTTATCTAAATCAGGATTTTATGATGGAGTAATATTTCATAGAGTTATTCCAAATTTCATGATACAAGGTGGAGATCCAGACGGTACTGGCAGAGGAGGACCTGGTTATCAATTTGAAGATGAAATTGTATCTTCATTAGTGTTTGATACTCCTGGTAAGTTAGCTATGGCAAACGCTGGTCCTAATACTAATGGTAGCCAATTTTTTATCACAACAGTTCCTACACCACATTTAAATGGTAATCATACAATTTTTGGTACTGTTACTTCAGGTCAAGATGTCGTTGAGACTATTTCAAAGGTTGAAACAATGCCTGGAGATAAACCTGTAGATGATGTTGTAATTGCTGGAATAGATATTGATGAATCTTAG
- a CDS encoding MFS transporter, producing the protein MHSYNKPDSTSNKYNKLPFYYGWIILVVTGLGMFISGPGQTYSISIFMEPMRKSLGLSLSEIASFYTFGSLTAATLMIIVGKLFDRYGGRILMSLITILFGLACLWMTQVSNSYEVYIGFTMLRALGQGALTLVSTSLVAIWFIQYRGRANAFNSLGSALSQAIFPLLIFYLITNLGWENAWTVLTFVIWGCLLLPAIIIIRRSPESIGLLPDGLTIEQNDTIQQSNLEVNWSLQEAMRTPTFWLLLFASTSHSFIITALTFLQVPLFESRGLAPESAAQVFIIISPMIILGSFCSGFIIERVAPRFLLGFSQIILISGMLFIGTISANWHTYIYGAIIGFSMGFAMTIGNVIWANYYGRNSIGAIRGFVTTVMVGSAALGPLSFAIIVDTTNSFELTTNVFTLLPLLCLIAAILAKPPIKK; encoded by the coding sequence ATGCATTCTTACAATAAACCTGATTCAACCTCTAATAAATATAATAAACTTCCTTTTTATTATGGATGGATCATATTAGTCGTAACTGGACTAGGAATGTTTATATCTGGCCCTGGACAAACCTATTCTATCTCAATATTTATGGAACCCATGAGAAAATCTCTAGGCCTTTCATTATCAGAAATTGCTAGTTTTTATACATTTGGCTCACTCACAGCTGCAACTCTTATGATCATTGTGGGTAAGTTATTTGACAGGTACGGCGGTAGAATTTTAATGTCCTTGATAACTATTTTATTTGGACTCGCCTGCTTATGGATGACCCAAGTTTCTAATTCATATGAAGTATATATTGGATTTACAATGCTACGCGCCTTAGGACAGGGAGCCCTAACTCTTGTATCAACCAGTTTAGTAGCAATTTGGTTTATTCAATACCGAGGAAGAGCTAATGCATTTAATTCATTGGGTAGTGCACTAAGTCAAGCAATATTTCCATTGCTTATATTTTATCTAATCACAAACCTTGGTTGGGAAAATGCATGGACTGTTCTCACGTTTGTAATTTGGGGGTGTTTATTATTACCTGCAATCATAATTATACGAAGAAGTCCAGAATCTATAGGTCTTCTACCAGACGGATTAACAATAGAACAAAATGACACTATTCAACAATCTAACTTAGAAGTAAATTGGAGTTTACAAGAAGCAATGAGAACTCCAACCTTTTGGCTTTTACTATTTGCTAGCACTTCACATTCTTTTATTATAACTGCTCTCACTTTTCTACAAGTTCCCCTCTTTGAAAGTCGGGGATTGGCTCCTGAATCTGCTGCACAAGTATTTATAATCATCTCCCCAATGATAATATTAGGTTCTTTTTGTTCTGGTTTTATTATTGAAAGAGTAGCTCCTAGATTTCTATTAGGATTTAGTCAAATCATATTAATTTCAGGAATGTTATTTATCGGTACTATTTCAGCCAATTGGCATACATATATCTATGGAGCAATCATCGGGTTTAGTATGGGATTTGCTATGACTATCGGAAATGTTATCTGGGCAAATTATTATGGAAGGAATTCAATAGGAGCTATCAGAGGATTTGTAACTACAGTTATGGTAGGTTCTGCAGCACTAGGGCCTTTATCATTTGCTATTATAGTAGACACAACAAATTCGTTTGAACTTACAACTAATGTATTCACATTATTACCACTTTTATGCCTAATTGCAGCAATATTAGCTAAACCTCCAATAAAAAAATGA